A genome region from Bordetella genomosp. 10 includes the following:
- a CDS encoding type II toxin-antitoxin system VapC family toxin, with protein MARDQPAKKKSVSFYAVTAMELINEREFQRVPGLRLENWTVEPAQG; from the coding sequence GTGGCGCGGGACCAACCCGCGAAAAAGAAGAGCGTGTCTTTTTACGCCGTCACCGCGATGGAGCTGATTAACGAGCGCGAGTTTCAGCGGGTGCCGGGGCTGCGGCTGGAAAACTGGACGGTGGAACCGGCGCAAGGGTGA
- a CDS encoding Rid family detoxifying hydrolase, with product MSKQIIHTQAAPAAVGPYSQAVAVNGGKTVYLSGQIGLEPHTGDMVSENFEAQVRQAFENMQAVIKEAGGTLENIVKLTLFLTDLGKFAAANAIMAEIIPQPFPARSTVGVASLPKGAQFEVEAILVI from the coding sequence ATGAGCAAGCAGATCATCCACACCCAGGCCGCGCCCGCCGCCGTGGGACCTTACTCCCAGGCGGTGGCCGTGAATGGCGGCAAGACGGTCTACCTGTCGGGCCAGATCGGCCTGGAGCCGCACACCGGGGATATGGTTTCCGAGAATTTCGAGGCCCAGGTGCGCCAGGCCTTCGAGAACATGCAGGCCGTCATCAAGGAAGCAGGCGGCACGCTGGAGAACATCGTCAAGCTCACCCTGTTCCTGACGGACCTGGGCAAGTTCGCCGCCGCCAACGCCATCATGGCCGAGATCATTCCGCAGCCGTTCCCGGCGCGTTCGACGGTGGGCGTGGCGAGCCTGCCCAAGGGCGCCCAGTTCGAGGTCGAAGCGATTCTGGTCATCTAG
- a CDS encoding ferredoxin--NADP reductase → MAAFNTERVLSVHHWNDTLFSFKTTRDAALRFHNGHFVMIGLEVEGKPLLRAYSIASANYEENLEFLSIKVPDGPLTSRLQHLKEGDTILVSRKPVGTLVVDDLKPGKHLYLFGTGTGLAPFMSIIKDPDVYERFEKVVLVHGVRWVSELAYADYIQNELPANEFFGDMVNGKLVYYPTVTREPFRNQGRITELVENGKLFEDIGLPPLSPENDRAMICGSPHMLADISAMLDKRGFVVSPGVGQPGDYVVERAFVEK, encoded by the coding sequence ATGGCAGCCTTCAACACCGAGCGCGTCTTGAGCGTGCACCACTGGAACGACACCCTTTTCTCCTTCAAGACCACCCGCGACGCGGCGCTGCGCTTCCACAACGGCCATTTCGTCATGATCGGCCTGGAAGTGGAGGGCAAGCCCCTGCTGCGCGCGTATAGCATCGCCAGCGCGAACTACGAAGAGAACCTCGAATTCCTCAGCATCAAGGTGCCCGACGGCCCGCTGACCTCGCGCCTGCAGCACCTGAAGGAAGGCGACACCATCCTGGTCAGCCGCAAGCCGGTGGGCACGCTGGTGGTGGACGACCTGAAGCCCGGCAAGCACCTGTACCTGTTCGGCACCGGCACCGGCCTGGCGCCGTTCATGAGCATCATCAAGGACCCGGACGTCTACGAACGCTTCGAAAAGGTCGTGCTGGTGCATGGCGTGCGCTGGGTCAGCGAACTGGCCTACGCCGACTACATCCAGAACGAGCTGCCGGCCAACGAGTTCTTCGGCGACATGGTCAACGGCAAGCTGGTCTATTACCCGACCGTCACGCGCGAGCCCTTCCGCAACCAGGGCCGCATTACGGAACTGGTCGAGAACGGCAAGCTGTTCGAGGACATCGGCCTGCCACCCCTGAGCCCCGAAAACGACCGCGCCATGATCTGCGGCAGCCCGCACATGCTGGCCGACATCAGCGCCATGCTGGACAAGCGCGGCTTCGTCGTGTCGCCGGGCGTCGGCCAGCCGGGCGACTACGTCGTGGAACGGGCCTTCGTCGAGAAGTAA
- a CDS encoding Bug family tripartite tricarboxylate transporter substrate binding protein encodes MRFTASRVFALLLAGAALAPAAQAADFPNHPITFVVPFAPGSATDQIGRAIGQGVTQESGQAVIIENKPGASAMIGAQTVARAAPDGYTVLITTNTTHAANEHLYKHLQYDPVKDYAPLTLLGKGAQIMVVRPDSPYKNVQDLLDAARKNPGKLSFGSGSSSSRIAGELLQQMTGVKLLHVPYKSNPLAVTDLLGGQITLMITDTATGLPQVQSGKLRALGVTTLKRSPLAPDVPTIAEAGVPGYEMGYWFAAYAPANTPPAVVQKLHDLLAEATKGPAAQQFYKLTGTVPETSTPAELATFQQSESKKWANIIKQAGIEPE; translated from the coding sequence ATGCGATTCACCGCGTCCCGCGTATTTGCGCTGCTGCTGGCCGGCGCCGCCCTGGCCCCGGCGGCACAGGCCGCCGATTTTCCCAACCACCCCATTACCTTCGTGGTGCCGTTCGCGCCGGGCAGCGCCACCGACCAGATCGGCCGCGCCATCGGCCAGGGCGTGACGCAGGAAAGCGGCCAGGCCGTGATCATCGAGAACAAGCCGGGCGCCAGCGCCATGATAGGCGCGCAAACGGTGGCGCGGGCCGCGCCCGACGGCTACACCGTGCTGATCACCACCAATACCACGCACGCCGCCAACGAGCATTTGTACAAGCACTTGCAGTACGACCCCGTGAAGGACTACGCGCCCTTGACGCTGTTGGGCAAGGGGGCCCAGATCATGGTGGTGCGGCCGGACTCGCCTTATAAGAACGTCCAGGACCTGCTGGACGCCGCGCGCAAGAATCCGGGCAAGCTCAGCTTCGGCAGCGGCAGCTCCAGCAGCCGCATCGCGGGCGAATTGCTGCAGCAGATGACCGGCGTCAAGCTGCTGCACGTGCCTTACAAGAGCAATCCGCTGGCGGTCACGGACCTGCTGGGCGGCCAGATCACCCTGATGATCACCGACACCGCCACCGGCCTGCCGCAGGTGCAATCCGGCAAGTTGCGCGCATTGGGCGTGACGACGTTGAAGCGCTCGCCGCTGGCGCCGGACGTGCCGACCATCGCCGAGGCCGGCGTGCCGGGCTACGAGATGGGTTACTGGTTCGCCGCCTATGCCCCGGCCAACACGCCGCCGGCCGTCGTCCAGAAGCTGCATGACCTGCTGGCCGAGGCCACCAAGGGACCGGCGGCCCAGCAGTTCTACAAGCTGACGGGCACCGTGCCGGAAACCTCCACGCCCGCGGAACTGGCAACCTTCCAGCAGAGCGAATCGAAGAAGTGGGCGAATATCATCAAGCAGGCCGGGATCGAGCCTGAGTGA
- a CDS encoding RHS repeat-associated core domain-containing protein yields MANLCAGTPTITVRDNRGLGVRTLRYNRGAEGAVAAQYVDAYTHNALGQLLSSQDPRFFGGSTLNFRHVPALSGQVLETVSADAGTSRACADIVGRPFWHYSQGRDSQLRSDNALTVRWYYDALGRPVQRVRATSPLASAAPITLATPATSTVFATSTSSTTPGGMASMRNVGACDLWFYGEASGQPGDTYDPLNAGDPRNANQRGQLLQHFDTAGLLDMSVLGYSVQGHALRQDRSFLALACDPDNNWMVSDNKPPFIANKSLLEGRDPYATCWTYNALAQVLTQTDAQGHQQHTGYDCAGRKYSTAVTPKGGNRMPVTTAIVYTAADEIDTRSDANGIQVAYTYEPQITGRLVSITASRISETKRLTDTRTEGNIRSSMTRLQALAYTYDGVGNVTALSDDSPGAQVTFFRNRVATPDRVYAYDALYQLTNASGRENYVDSSPKGTDWPGGAFKPSTTPDYRPYTRAYTYDLGGNLTSTGSADWTGAMPPTRKLVVGRASNRAVCTANYPGPTPDNIDNYFDSAGKSICVDGNPNQPMYWTPLHRLYCVVTAYRAPGEAEPDWNNSDREQYAYDGDGQRIRKYGSSKAGSIWNHTDTRYLPGLELRSDTGTGEQLEVIVLDDGARILNWPAGTAKPSDIPNLQLRYQYSDRQQSCMVETDQDGNLITREEYYPYGGTAVLTSRTDSEVKYKFIRYSGKERDATGFYYYGLRYYQPWTGRWISPDPAGATDGLNLYRAMGNNPATMTDAFGTVHDDPEDGGPAAHASVLRTFRPAPSTFDYRALQAPDALIIFESVIRIVEEVAQAEGPSAALVNQDDSRDMHGRSTTAQASQAARSDDERREFVAKAFDHRISSGTDDGFSGYTTTVLSRPNGTYPSPPESSRVYGEPKSVFRTAFADDKVTIELAFRQEKTSDYFGSDVFAYQASRVAGFDAKRIRIIEYSHVVNFHTRSETEQYLGAFSTGFHDHRTTEDMGRAFLEKTDNGRFTQRMLQHLGKEAISVWRFDYAAAHRAARTVKRQAMSRNLEANFYVFLQDATRPRRQTPRQAPA; encoded by the coding sequence ATGGCGAACCTTTGCGCTGGCACCCCGACGATCACGGTCCGCGACAACCGTGGACTGGGCGTGCGCACGCTGCGCTACAACCGCGGCGCCGAAGGGGCGGTGGCGGCGCAATACGTCGACGCTTACACGCATAACGCTCTGGGGCAGTTGCTTTCGTCGCAGGACCCGCGATTCTTCGGCGGTTCGACGCTGAACTTTCGCCACGTGCCGGCCTTGTCCGGGCAGGTGCTGGAAACCGTGAGCGCGGACGCGGGCACGTCCAGGGCGTGCGCTGATATCGTGGGCCGGCCTTTCTGGCACTACAGCCAAGGGCGCGACAGCCAGTTGCGGTCGGATAACGCCCTCACCGTTCGCTGGTATTACGATGCCTTGGGCCGTCCCGTACAAAGGGTCCGCGCCACCTCGCCGCTTGCGTCCGCTGCGCCCATCACGCTTGCTACGCCTGCCACGTCCACCGTATTCGCTACCTCCACTTCGTCCACAACGCCAGGCGGAATGGCCAGCATGCGGAACGTCGGCGCCTGCGATCTTTGGTTCTATGGCGAGGCAAGCGGGCAGCCGGGCGACACCTACGATCCGCTCAATGCCGGCGACCCGCGCAACGCCAACCAACGCGGGCAACTCCTCCAGCACTTCGATACCGCCGGCCTGCTCGACATGAGTGTGTTGGGCTATAGCGTACAGGGGCATGCCCTGCGGCAAGATCGCAGCTTCCTGGCGCTTGCCTGCGACCCCGACAACAACTGGATGGTCAGCGACAACAAGCCGCCTTTCATCGCCAACAAGTCGCTTCTGGAGGGGCGTGATCCGTACGCCACGTGCTGGACCTACAACGCCCTGGCCCAGGTGTTGACCCAGACCGATGCCCAAGGCCATCAGCAGCACACGGGCTACGACTGCGCCGGACGCAAGTATTCAACCGCGGTCACACCCAAGGGCGGCAATCGCATGCCGGTCACCACCGCCATCGTTTATACCGCCGCCGACGAGATCGACACCCGCAGCGACGCTAACGGAATCCAGGTGGCGTACACCTACGAACCGCAGATTACCGGGCGCTTGGTTTCAATCACGGCATCACGCATATCGGAAACCAAGAGACTTACCGACACGCGCACCGAAGGAAATATCCGCAGCAGCATGACTCGCCTCCAGGCCCTAGCCTATACCTACGATGGCGTAGGCAACGTCACCGCGCTATCCGACGACAGCCCCGGCGCGCAGGTCACTTTCTTCCGTAACCGCGTCGCCACGCCCGACCGCGTCTATGCCTACGATGCCCTGTATCAACTCACCAATGCCAGCGGCCGCGAGAACTACGTCGATAGCAGCCCCAAGGGCACCGACTGGCCCGGCGGCGCATTCAAGCCATCGACCACGCCCGACTATCGTCCTTACACACGCGCCTACACCTACGACCTCGGCGGCAATCTCACCTCGACAGGCAGCGCCGACTGGACCGGCGCCATGCCCCCGACCCGCAAGCTGGTCGTGGGCCGCGCCAGCAACCGCGCCGTCTGCACGGCCAACTACCCGGGACCGACTCCGGACAACATCGACAACTATTTCGACAGCGCCGGCAAGAGCATCTGCGTGGACGGCAACCCCAACCAGCCCATGTACTGGACGCCGCTGCATCGGCTTTATTGCGTGGTGACCGCCTATCGTGCCCCCGGAGAGGCGGAACCGGATTGGAACAATAGCGACCGCGAACAATATGCCTACGACGGCGACGGCCAACGGATACGCAAATACGGCAGCAGCAAGGCCGGCAGCATCTGGAACCATACCGACACGCGCTATCTCCCCGGCCTGGAGCTGCGCAGCGACACCGGCACAGGAGAACAACTGGAAGTGATCGTGCTGGACGACGGCGCGCGGATATTGAACTGGCCCGCCGGCACGGCCAAGCCTTCAGACATCCCCAACCTGCAACTGCGCTACCAATACAGCGACCGCCAACAATCCTGCATGGTCGAAACCGACCAGGACGGCAACCTCATCACCCGCGAGGAGTACTACCCCTACGGCGGCACGGCGGTGCTGACATCGCGCACCGACAGCGAGGTCAAATACAAATTCATCCGCTATTCCGGCAAGGAGCGCGACGCCACCGGGTTCTACTACTACGGCTTGCGCTATTACCAGCCGTGGACAGGACGATGGATAAGCCCGGACCCCGCCGGCGCCACGGATGGCCTCAACCTGTATCGCGCCATGGGCAACAACCCGGCGACCATGACAGACGCGTTCGGGACCGTTCACGACGACCCGGAAGACGGCGGCCCAGCAGCCCACGCCAGCGTGTTACGCACATTCCGCCCGGCCCCGTCGACATTCGACTATAGAGCGCTCCAGGCCCCGGATGCCCTGATCATCTTCGAAAGCGTCATCAGGATCGTGGAGGAAGTCGCACAGGCCGAGGGCCCTTCTGCCGCACTGGTAAACCAGGATGACTCAAGAGACATGCATGGACGCTCAACCACGGCGCAAGCATCCCAGGCGGCCAGGAGCGACGACGAAAGAAGGGAATTCGTGGCGAAGGCATTTGACCATCGAATAAGCTCGGGAACCGATGATGGCTTCAGCGGATACACAACCACGGTCCTCTCACGACCTAACGGCACCTATCCCTCGCCTCCGGAATCGAGCAGGGTGTACGGGGAACCGAAAAGCGTGTTCCGAACTGCGTTTGCCGACGATAAGGTCACCATCGAGCTGGCGTTCCGGCAAGAGAAAACATCGGATTACTTCGGAAGCGATGTGTTCGCCTATCAGGCCTCTCGCGTCGCGGGATTCGATGCGAAACGCATACGCATCATCGAATACTCGCACGTCGTAAACTTCCACACACGCAGCGAGACAGAACAATACCTGGGCGCGTTCTCCACCGGTTTCCACGATCATCGCACCACCGAGGATATGGGGAGGGCATTCCTGGAAAAAACGGATAACGGAAGGTTTACCCAGAGAATGCTTCAACACCTCGGCAAGGAAGCAATCAGCGTATGGCGTTTCGATTACGCGGCCGCGCACCGCGCCGCGCGCACCGTCAAGAGACAGGCCATGAGCCGCAATCTGGAAGCCAATTTCTACGTCTTCCTGCAAGACGCCACTCGCCCCCGTCGCCAAACGCCCCGGCAAGCGCCGGCATAA